One Archangium violaceum genomic window, ACGCCGAGCCGCCCGTAGGCGAAGGCATCCGTGGAGCCCGAGGCCGAATACAGGCACGAGCTCACCTGGCACGCCTGATAGCCATTGAAGTAGTTGAACTTGCGCCCCAGGGTGCGCAGCTGGGTCGCGTTCGGCGCCGCCGCCGTGGTGGCCGACCAGGGATAGAGCACATACCCGCCGTAGCTGTGGAGGCTGAGCATCAGTCCCGTGGCGTCCGCGGGGGCGGGATCCGTGGAGGCGGGCCCGCGCTGATCCGGGAAGAGGGAGAGGATGTAATTCTCCAGCGTCTTCGTCTCCGGCTCGGAGGCCGCCGAGCGCCCCCGGTAGGTGTCATTGCACGCGCTGCTGCTCGCGCCAGCGCCACCCCAGTCGAAGCTGCTGTTGCGGTTGAGATCCACCCCGTACGTCGCCGTGGAGCAGGAGCCCTCGCTGGTGTTGGTGTTCTTGCGCTTGGATACTCCCGTCTCCGCGACGCGGCGACCGTCCGGGTTGGACTGCACCACCACGTGCAGCTCGGAGTAGTCGAGCAGCCAGGTGACATCCGGGTCCGTGCCGTAGCGGCTCACGAGCTGCTCGGCGAAGCGCGTGGCCAGCTCCGCCGTCGTGTACTCGCGGGCGTGGATGCCGCCCATCAGGAAGAACCGCGCCTTGGAGCCCGAGCGCGCCTTGTTCGTCAGCACCAGCACCCTCAGGTCATCTCCCGGCTTGCCTCCCGCCGTCACCTTGTCCCAGGTGTCGCCGATGTCATTCCACGAGGCGAGGTTCGGGTAGGTGGTGGGCAGCTGCGCCATGGCGGCGTAGGTCTCGTCCACCGTGCGGTAGCACGAGTAGCCGGGAATCCCGCCGGCCAGGGACACCCGCCCCTCGCGTGGCTCGTTCAGGAGCCGCGTCTGTTCCTCGAGGAGCTCCACGCGGCGACCCTCCTTCACCAGCGCGTCGTACTCCTCGGGCGAGAGTACCGCCTCCACGGTCTTCTTTTCGTGATCCACCGCCGCGCTGAGGTCCAGCGTCTCGGCGAGCCGATCCAGGTCCACCCGGGACTTGAACGACACCCGGGCCAGGAGGACGGACGGACGGGACGGCCCCTCCTCGGGGGCTCCTGCCCGGGCAACGACAGGTGAGAGGGCGAGCGCTGCGGCGGTTGCGAGAACTCCAGTGACGGACGACGGCATGGGGGTTCCTCCACGGCAGGGGAGGAGCGCACCTTATTCCTGGAATGCTGGATATACAATTTTTACAGACACTTCAATTCTGAAACGCCCGAGGCCCGGAGCCGCCGTGCGCGGTTCCGGGCCTCGTGGTGTGTCACGTGCCGGTCTCGTGGGGGTTTCGAGCGCCAGTGGCTAGCGGAAGTCCCACTTCTGGTTCGAGGTGCCGCTGCAGGTGTAGATGCTCAGTTTGGCGCCGTCGTTGCCGTTGAACCCCTCGATATCCACGCACTTGTCGGCGAGGTAGCTGACCAGGTCGCCCGCGGGGCTCAACGTGAAGTCCTGGGCGCGGTTGCCGTTGCAGTTGGCGAGCTGGATGCGGGTGCCGTTGGCCGTCGAGGCCCCGGACACGTCCATGCACTTGCCGCCAATCTTCAGCCGGGCGCCGTCCCAGGTGAACCTCTGGGCATTGGTCCCATTGCAGGTATACATCTGCAGTTGGACGCCATCGGAGAAGTTGGCGTTGGGCACGTCGATGCACTTGCCGTTCATCCGCGAGACGAACGCTCCGGTGCTGCCGCCACCGCCGCTCGTGACGAGCGAGAGGCCGTAGGCGTTGAGGATGGGGTTGACGGGCTGGAAGAACGTCCGGGGAGGGTTGCCGTTGGCGCAGCCGCCCGCGATGCCCGAGGTCACGCCCTGCGCCTGGTTGCCGGAGAGGACCGCGCCACCCGAGTCACCGGGATCGGCGCACGCGTCGGTCGTGGACAGGCCATAGACGGGGCCATCGGAGTAGTTGACGGTGACGTTCGTGGCCAGGAGCGTTCCACACCGCCAGCCGGTCGTGTTGCCGGAGCGGCAGATGGACGCGCCGATGCTGGCCGGGTTGGAGCCCTGAACCAGGACGTTGCCGTTGTTGTGGTTGTACACCCAGGGCTGCGGCGTCCACGAGCTGTTGGTTGCCACCCACGCCCAGTCATTGCCGGGCCAGACCGAGGCCCGGACGGTGCCCATGGACTGCCAGTTGTGGCCGAGGGTGGGGGTGCCCGCTCCGCCACAGTGTCCCGCGGTGACGAAGCCGCCGTGCACGGAGAAGCCCACCGAGCAGGCGGAATAGGAGCCACCGGCCCCGGTGCCGGTGAAGTAGACCTCGCCGCCGCGCACGTCGTACGCCGGGCGCGGGGCCTGGGCGGAGTGCTCCACGCGGAGCGCCCCGTCCTTCGCGCCGCTGCTCAGGGCGGCGAACGCCTGGGCACGCGAGGCCGTCAGGCTCGTGGCGTTCTCGGCCAGCACCACGACACTGTTGGTGGCGACGTCCACGTACCACGCGTGGACCGAGGAGGGCGCGTTGTGGGCGTTGCGGTTCAGCTCCTCCATGATCTGATCCAGCCGCGCCTTGTTGTGCTTGACGAGCCGGGGCTCGGCTCCGGCTCGGCGAACGCGCGCGGCGCTGGCCTCATCGGTGACGCCGATGATGAGCTGGGTGCCTTTCTCGTTCAACCAGGCGCCGCCGAAGCTGTCGCCCAGCTGCTCGCGCAGGCCCCGCTCCAGGGAGGGCGCCTTCGCCTCGAAGTCCAGCCGGCGCATCAGTTGCTCCTCGGTGCCCTTCAGGTCCCGGCGCATCGCGTTGAGCATGTCCGGCGACACCTCTGGCGCGGTCACGCTCTTGCCGGCGGGAGCGGCCTCGGCGGTGGCCGGCAGACCGTTCAGGGTGGCGATGGTGGCGAACAACGCCGTCACGGTGGAGAGCGTGTTGTGCTTTGTATTCTTCATGTTTGTATTTCCCTGCGGGTGAAGCCGCCTCGGCCGCGCCGTTCCAGTGGCGCACGGCGAGGGGCAGGACTGTGATGGATTATGGAACAACAGTCCCGAAGCCATCAAGGGAAACCAGCAAAATGTGAAAAATCGATGAAAAACCGGATTCAAGGAAGCGTCGGCTGGGGGCCATCAGGAGACGCGTTCGATTTTTTTGACCCGAAAAAAGGCAGAGCTTCCTCTAGTCCTCCGAGAACAGTGAGACGGGAGGTTCCAACGAGGCCAGGGGAAACAGATGGGGCCAACATCACCTTGAGGGCAGCCACACGCACATTCGAGCACGGAAGAAGAAAGACATGGCATCTCCCATCCCATGGATGGGATTGGCGACGTCCGCCTGATGGCCATACCCAGCCCCTTCTCCTGTTGGAACTACCGCGCCCTGCTCAAGGAATTTTCTCCAAGGGGACGACGTGAGAGCTCCATGGCGAGGCACCGACGAAGTGGCGCACTGACGGCGGCCGCGCGTCGCGATGCAGGGCGAGCAGGTACTGCAAGCTGGTCATCGGAATCGCACCGGCCTGGATCATGCGCTGCACCGCGCGCTCATGTGCCTCGTCGGACACATCACCACAGGCATCGGTGATGACGTACGGCTTGAATCCCTGGTCGAGCGCGGACAGAACAGGGCCGACGATGCACACGCCAGTCCAGAGTCCCGCGAACACCAGCCGCTCCTTCTCGAAGGCATTGCTCTGAGCGATCACCTGCTGAGCTTCCCAGGCATTCATGCAGCGTAGAGCGTCAGGCCTTGGTTGAAATCACCCGGAAGCGTACGAGGCGCTTCACCCGAAAGAGGGAGCGAAGGACCACGCGCAGAGGAGCGCCACGAGGCATCCCTGACACTGCGTGTTGCCTGCCGGACGTTCCACGCGTCCGCCCGCTTGTCGGAGCCTGCGAACCGCAGGGGCACCCCTCACCTTGGCGGGCATGTTCTTCTTCTTCTCCAACAAGCTCGGGTGCCTGGGCTCCGTTCTCGTCTCACTCGCCCTCTCCGCCCTCCTCTACCTCCTCTTCCGAGGCTGAACCGGCGGTGCAGGCCCTCCATGTGCAGCGGCCATCGGGTTGATGGCGAGCCGAGCACACACTGGTTATTTGAACCTGCAAGGAGGCATACGGTCCTGTCCTCGCATGGACGCTGAATACACATCGTTCACCGCCCCTGTGCTGCCCCCCCTCACCACCGTGGAGAGAGTCTCATGCGAACCTTCCCGCTGATCGTTGTCCTCGCCGCCCTCCTGTCTGGCTGCAGCAGCAAGACCCCCGAGCCCGAGCCCAACCCCGATCCGGGGGGCGACACTCCGCCGGAGGAGCCTCTTCCGAGCGGCCCCCCGGTAGAGCAGGGCCCCCCCAACGTGCCCGAGTTCCAACCGGCCTTCCCCGGTCAGACGCGCGCCCCGGCCATCCAGACGCGCACGGCCTTCCAGGTCACTGAGATCGCCTCGGGTTTCAAGAATCCCTGGGCCATCGCCTTCCTGCCGGATTCGCGCATACTGGTGACGGAGAAGCCGACCGGCTCGCTCTACATCGTCACCCCTCAGGGCGCGAAGTCCCCCGCCGTGGCGGGTCTGCCGCCCGTGGATGGCCGGGGACAGGGCGGGCTGCTCGACGTGGAGATCGGTCCCGACTACGCCCAGAGCCAGCTCATCTACTGGACCTATTACGAGCCGCGCGAGGGTGGCAATGGCCTGGCGGTGGCCCGCGCGCGCCTCGTGGACGGCGAGCAGCCGCGCGTGGAGAACGTGCAGGTCATCTTCCGCATGATGCCCACGTTCGAGTCGACCCTGCACGCGGGGGGGCGGCTCGTGTTCACCCCAGACGGCAAGCTGTTCGTCACGCTCGGTGAGCGCTCCCACCTCCCTGGCCGGGTCCAGGCCCGGGACCTGGGGAGCCACTTCGGGAAGATCGTCCGCATCAACCCCGACGGCTCGGTGCCCCAGGACAACCCGTTCGTCGGCACCGAGGGCGCCCGGCCGGAGATCTGGTCCGTGGGACACCGCAACATCCTGTCCGCGGCGCTCGACAGCCAGAAGCGCCTGTGGACGGTGGAGATGGGGCCGAAGGGGGGTGACGAGCTCAACCTCCCGGAGGCTGGCAAGGATTACGGCTGGCCCACCATCGGCTACGGCGAGGAGTACTCCGGCGAGCCCATCCACGAGAGCCCCCAGGGCCCGGGCATGGAGCAGCCCGTGTACTACTGGGATCCGGTGATCTCCCCCTCGGGGATGACCATCTACACCGGGGACCTCTTCCCCGAGTGGCGCAACAACGTCTTCATCGGAGGCCTGTCCAGCAAGGCGCTGGTGCGGCTCATGATGAGGAATGACCGCGTGGTGGGCGAGGAGCGGTTGCTCAAGGAGCTGAATGCGCGCATCCGCGAGGTCGTCCAGGGTCCCGAGGGGGCGCTCTACCTGCTCACCGACGCCACCGACGGCCAACTGCTCAAGCTCACGCCCCGGTGACCTGGGTTCACCGCTGGTTCGGGGGACGACTCCCCGGGCCAGCTAGTTGCTCGGGAAGCGCACGTGGAGCGAGCCGGGCCCGCGATCCTGGAAGTTGGAGCCCTGGTAGTTGTAGGGCCTGTCGGCCAGCTCCCAGCGCGGAAACGTGAGCAGGGCTCGCAGGGCCTCCTCGACCTCGAGACGGACGAGTGAGGCCCCCGGGCAATAGTGCGCACCGACCCCGAAGGTCACATGCCGGTTGGGCGCCCGGGTGATGTCGAAGCGATCCGGGTCGGGGAACACCTCGGGGTCGCGATTGGCCGCGGCGGTCATCGCGTGGACGAACCGCCCCTGGGGGATGCGCGTGCCGCCGACCTCCGTGTCCTGCACGCACAACCGGTTGATGGACAGGATGGCCGGTTCATGGCGCAGGCTCTCCTCGATGGCGCCCCGGATGAGCCCCGGGTCCCCCCTCAGCTCGCGCAGCTGCTCGGGGTGCTTCAGGAGCGCGAGGACCGTGTTGGTGAGCTGGTTCGTCGACGTGACGAAGCCCGCGCCGATCATCTGGAAGGACTGGATGACGGCCTCGCCCGCGAGCTGGAGGTTTCCTTCCTCCCCCGCGATGAACTGGCTGATGAGATCATCCCCGGGCGCCGCACGGCGCTTCTCGACGAGGTCCCGCAGGTAGGTCACCATGTCATGGGAGGTTCGCCGCACGGAGTTCCTCACTTCGTCCGTGCGGACCGCCGAGCTCGTGGGTTTGAGCAGGTCCTTCGACCAGCGCATGAACCGTGGCCTGTCCGCCTCGGGGAGCGCGAACAGCTCGGCGATGGCATTGATGGCGATGGGCTCCGCGAAGTCCGCGACGACGTCCAGCTCTCCCTGGCGCCGCACCTTCTCCAGGGTCCGCTCCACGAGCGACGCGAGCCGGGGCCGGAAGCGCTCGAGCGCCGCGGGCGTGAAGCCCTTCATGACGAGCTGACGCAGCAGCGTGTGGCGGGGCGGATCCTGGAAGAAGACGAGCCGTGACCAGGTCGCGAGCATCTCCTCCGACGCCGCGTCCTCTCGCAGCACCCCGAGACTCCCCAGCATCTCGTTCGCGCGCCGCGAGGAGAAGCTCGGGTTCTTGGTGACCGCCTCGATATCGGCGCCGCGCGTGAGGATGAAGCACTGGAAGGGCTCGAAGAAATAGACGGGAGCCTGGGTGCGCAACCGCTCGAACGTGGGGAAGGGGTTGGCGAAGAAGCTCTCGCTCATCAAGTCGATATCGGCGCTCGCGCTCATGGTTCCTCTCAAGCTGCTGGCAGGACAGGCGGGAAGCCAGGCCCTTGGATATCAGGACTGTACACTCTCGACAGGTCCCCCTTCCTCCTGCTCCGGAAGGGCGACGGGCCAGGGTCTTCCCGGTCCGCTCCGGCCGGCCGCGATCGAGCGCGGCCCGCCCGCCTCACCGCACTACGGTCTGGCGAGGAGCTCGAGCTCAGCGAGCGACATGCCCGCCGCGCCGGTCAACTCGAGGCGGTAGTACGCGTAGGCACCAGGATTCGCGACCCGGAAGGCGCGCGTCTGCGTGCGCCAGCGGAACGTCTCCGCGCTGCGCTCGTCGAGGGTCGTGAAGGTCACGCCGTCGTTCGAGCCGCTCAGCGTCCAGCCCATCGGATCGGCCGCGGTGGTGCCCGACGTCAGCGTGTAGAAGGTGACTTCCCGCGCGCCCGAGGCGAAGTGGTACAGCAACGTGGGGTTCTCCGCAGTGAAGCTCACGCTCGTGGCCGAGGTGTCGTCGAAGAGCGCGCTGGGATTCGTGCCGTCGCTCGACGTGGCCACGCCGCCCGTCGCGGCGTCGCGCAGCGGCTGCGGGGCGCTGCCGTCGGTGGTGATCGAGGGCGGCGCGTCCTCTTCGCCGGTGCCCCACGCGGAGGGCGAGGGGCCCATGTCGAAGTCGAGCGTGGCGCCAGCGGTGAGCAGCGCGTGTGACAGGTAGGTCTTCGTATACGCCTTCCCGTTGACCTTCAGCGCCTGCACGTAGACGTTCTTCGGGCTGTTGTTCGGCGCGTTGATCGTGATGTCGCGGCCGTTCTCGAGGTGGATGATCGCCTTGGTGAAGAGCGGCGAGCCAATGACGTAGTCCGCGCTACCCACCGCGAGCGGGTAGAAGCCGAGCGCGCTGAAGAGGTGCCACGCCGACATCGCGCCGTTGTCCTCATCGCCGAGGTAGCCCTGGCCGATGTTGCTCCCCACGAAGAGGCGCGAGAGCGCGTCGCGAACCTTCTCCTGCGTCTTCGCCGGCTGCCCGGCGTGGATGTACATGTACGGGATGTGGAACGAGGGCTGGTTGCTCAGTGCGAGCTGGCCCATGCGCACGTCGCGCGCCTCGACCATCTCGTGAATCACTCCGCCGTAGGAGCCCACGAAGCTCGCTGTCTCGGGCGTGGCGAAGAACTGATCGAGCTTCGCGGCGAGCTGGGTCCTGCCGCCGTACAGGTTGGCGAGGCCGAGGCCGTCGTACGGCGCGTCGAAGGCGGTGTTCCAGCCGTTGGTCTCGGTGTAGTCGTAGCCCCAGATACGCGGGTCATACAGAGCCGCCGGCGTCGCGAAACCGCCACTCGCCGTCCTGCCCTGGAAGAACTGGATCGACGGGTCGAACAGGTTCACGTAGTTCTGCGACCGCTCGAGGAAGTACTCCGCGCTCTCGGCGTACTCCTGGTGGCGCGGGTTGCTCGTGTCCTTGGAGAGCTCGCTCGCCATGTTCGCGATGCCGAAGTCGTTCAGATAGCCGGCCATCGCCCACGACAGGCCGGCGTCGAGCGAGTTCGGGGTGTAGCCCAGGAAGATCGACGATTCGAGCCCCTTGCGTCCGAAGCCGCGGTCGGTCGGCCGGACCGTCGCGTTCTTCAGCGCCGCGTCGTAGGCCGCCTCCACGTCGAAGTTCCGGATGCCCTTCACGTAGGCGTCGGCGAAGGCGACATCGGAGCTCGTGCCGGTCATGAGATCGGCATAGCCGGGCGAGGACCAGCGGGTGAGCCACCCGCCTTCCTTGTACTGCTGCACGAAGCCGTCGATCAGCTCGCCCGCCCGGGTGGGCGAGAACAGCGCGTATGCGGGCCAGGTCACCCGGTAGGTGTCCCAGAAGCCGTTGTTCACGTAGAGCTTTCCACTCACGACCCTGGCGCCGGTCTGCGTGGGCGTGCTCGCGCCGACTGCCGCGGCCACCGGGCTCGCGTGCGCGTATTCGGGTGCGGTCGCCGTGCCGACATTCTCGAATCCCGAGTTCGGATAGAGGAACAGCCGGTACAGGTTGGAATAGAACGTGGTGAGCTGGTCCTCACTGGCGCCCTGGACCTCGATGATGCCGAGCTTCTGGTCCCAGAGCTGCTGGGCGCGCGCCTTCACGTCGTCGAAGCCGTCGGCGTCCGGGATCTCGAGCGCGAGGTTCTTCCTGGCCTGCTCGACGCTGATGAGCGAGGTGGCGATGCGCATGGTGACGGTGCGGTCGTCCGCCGGGACGGTGAAGCGGAAGTAGCCGGTCACGTTCGAGCCGCCGCCACCGGTGAGCTTGCCGCTCGCGGCCACCGGCTTGTCGAACGTGGCGTAGATGAAGATGCGCGTGGCGCCCACCGAGAGCCCGCTGCGCGCGTCGGAGTAGCCAGTCACCACGCGCGCGGAGGCGTCGAGGGTGAGCCCGCCGTTGTTGTTGACGTTGTCGAAGATGAGGCTCGCGTCGTCGCCGGGGAACGTGAAGCGGAAGATCGCGGCATGGTCGGTGGGCGTGAGCTCCGCCTGGATGCCGTTGTCGAACTTCACGCCGTAGTAGTAGGGCCGCGCGATCTCGTTCTCGTGCAGGAAGGAGAGGGCGCGCGCGGCGCGGTTGGCGTTCGGCGTGCCGTTGACCGCCGAGGGCATGATCTGGAAGGTCTGCCGGTCCCCCATCCACGGGCTCGTCTCGTGGCTCAGGGAGAGCGCCTGGAGCGCCGGGTGGTTGTTCGCGTCGTTGCGGCGGTGGTACTCGTAGAGCCAGCTCATCGAGCTCGCGTCGGTCACCGGGGTCCAGAAGTTGAACCCGTGTGGGACCGCCGTCGCGGGGAAGTTGTTGCCGCGCGAGTATCTGCCGCTCGAGTGGGTGCCGCGCAGGGTGGTCACGTAATCCGACAGGTGCTCGGGCTTCACGTGCACGGGCGTGGCAGTGATCCGCACGTCGTCGATCCATCCGCCGAAGGCGGAAACCGGCCCGTGCGGGTGGTCATAGCCGACCAGGATGCGCTTGATCGTCTTGCCCGCGGCGACATCACCGATGCGAGCGGCCTTGTAATTCCATTCGTTGGGGTAGAGCGTGCGCGACGCGCCCTGGCCCGTCGGGCTCAGCGTCGCGTGGTGCTGGTCGACGGCGTTCAGCTCGCTCAGGTAGGTGCCGTCGTCGAAGGCGAGATCGAGCGCCGCGTAGGTGCTCGGGGCGGTCGGGTCGTTCATCGCCGCGTCGACGAAGAGCAGATACGACAGCTCCGTCGTCGGCGTGACCGGGATGTCGACGTCGAAGAGCTTGTTGTAGGAATAGCCGCGGCCGTTCTCCAGGACCGCGCCCGCGAAGCGGAGGGCGTGCGTGCCGGTAAACCCGGCGCCGAGCTTCGCATTCCACGAGGAGCCAGGGCCATTGCCGACGAAGCTCTTCATGTCGGTCACCGGCGGCGGCGTGTCGTCACCATTGGAGAGCTGGAGCTCGGAGATCTGCAGGATGTTGCCGCTGTGATTGGCGGTGACGTTGAGCCGGTAATGGAGATAGGCGGTGGTGTTGGTGAGCTCGTAGGTGTGGGTCTCGAAGCGGGCGGAGAACGACTCGTTGCCGCGCTGGTCGATCGCGGTCCAGGTCATTCCGTCCTGCGAGCCCTCGAGGGTCCAGTTGGAGGGGTCGCGCTCGGGCGCGTCGTTGGCGGAGGAGATGGCGTAACGCTTCACGGCGATGGGCTGCGCGAGCTGGAGCTGCACCCAGCCGGTGCTCGTGAACGTCAGCCACTTGGAGGTCAGATCCCCGTCGGCGATGCGGGTCGCGATCTCGTCGGGAGGGTTTTCACCGTTGGCGGCCACCGCGACCACCTGATCCATGATGCTGCCGCGGATCCGCGTCTCCGCCTCACCGGTGACCCCGAAGGACTTCTTCTGTCCCTTCGCGTCGAGCTCGACCGTGGAAGTCCATGTGGGCTGCGGATCCGTGGCCTCGAACGACGAATAGAAATCCTGGGGAGCGCCGGGTGAACCGCCATCGGTGCCCGCGTCGATGTCGGTGCCAGCGTCGATGTTGGCTCCCGCGTCGGTGTCGGTGCCCGCATCGGCTTCGGGAGGCGAAGGGTCGCACCCGATGGTCAAGACGGCGGCGAGGGCGAGCAAGCAAGTGAAACGCGGTGAACGATCGGTCATGCGTAGACCTTGGGGGGATTGGGGGGGTGAACATCCTAGACGAAGTGTGCTCTCCGGTCAGTGATTGTCGCGGGGACGGGGTTTGTTTTGGGGAGCGGATCGCTGGATTCGTATTCATACAGCAGGTGTGTGAGGGTTCTCCCCTTGTGTATCCTTCGAGACACCTCGACGGTGAGCAGACTGGAGCCCCTCCGTGACGACTCAACGTGTGAACATCCTGGCGCCCGAGTTCCGCGCCGACCCGCATCCCCGCTATGCCGAGATGCGCCGCAACACCCCCGTCATCCAGGTAGAGCCCGCGGGGTTCTGGGCCGTTTCCCGTTATGAGGACGTGGCCTTCGTCATCAAGAACCCGCAGCTGTTCTCCTCGCAGGGGTTCAAGGCGGCGTGGCAGCCGGAGTGGGTGGGGTACAACCCGCTCGCCAACTCGATGCTCGCCATGGATGGGGCGGGGCACACCCGGCTGCGGACGCTGGTGAGCCGGGCCTTCAACGCCAGCGCCATCACCCGGCTGGAGGCTCGCATCCGGAAGCTCGCGAACCGGCTCGTGGATGAGCTGGCGGAAAAGGGCGAGGCGGACTTCGTCTCCCGGTTCGCCATGCCGCTGCCGGCGTTCGTCATCGGCGAGCTGCTCGGGCTGGACGTCTCCCTCCATCATCGGTTCAAGGACTGGTCGGACGACATCGCCAGCGTCACCCCCGAGCCCCGAGACCCCGAGCACGCCCGGCGCACGCTCATCGCCATCTCGGACGCGACGCGCTACATCTCCGAGGTCATCGAGGCCCGCCGCCGCTCGCCCGCCGATGATCTGGTCAGCGAGCTGATCCGCGCGGAGGTGGAGGGACAGTCCTTGACGGATAGGGAGATCATCGACTTCCTGGTGCTCCTGCTCATCGCGGGCTTGGAGACGACGGTGCACCTGCTGGCAAACTCCCTGCTCTTCCTGGCGGAGCGCCCGGATGTGCGGGCGCGGCTGCGCGCCGAGCCCGCGCTGGTGCCTGGGTTCATCGAGGAGATGCTGCGCTACGATACGCCCGTCCAGGCGTTGGTACGCATCGTCACCTCCGACGTGACGCTCTCCGGGGTGAAGATTCCCCAGGGGGACGTGGTGCTCGCCCTCATCGCCTCGGCGAACCGTGACGAGCGCCACTACACCGAGCCCGATCGCTTCGATCTCCACCGTGGACAGCCCGGCCTCTCCTTCGGGTATGGCGTCCACTACTGCATCGGCGCGCAGCTGGCCCGGATGGAGGCGCGCTGCGGCCTGGAGGCGCTGCTCTCCCGCTTCAGCGGCTTCGAGCGGATCCCCGCCGAGCTGAACTGGGGCCAGGCCATCACGGTTCGTGGGCCTCAAAGACTGCCGCTTCGTTTCATCCCGGCCTGAGCTCGCCAGCCTGTTTCCAGGG contains:
- a CDS encoding M14 family metallopeptidase, whose translation is MPSSVTGVLATAAALALSPVVARAGAPEEGPSRPSVLLARVSFKSRVDLDRLAETLDLSAAVDHEKKTVEAVLSPEEYDALVKEGRRVELLEEQTRLLNEPREGRVSLAGGIPGYSCYRTVDETYAAMAQLPTTYPNLASWNDIGDTWDKVTAGGKPGDDLRVLVLTNKARSGSKARFFLMGGIHAREYTTAELATRFAEQLVSRYGTDPDVTWLLDYSELHVVVQSNPDGRRVAETGVSKRKNTNTSEGSCSTATYGVDLNRNSSFDWGGAGASSSACNDTYRGRSAASEPETKTLENYILSLFPDQRGPASTDPAPADATGLMLSLHSYGGYVLYPWSATTAAAPNATQLRTLGRKFNYFNGYQACQVSSCLYSASGSTDAFAYGRLGVAAFTFEMGGAFFESCTTFENTIVPKNMPALYYAFKAARRPYQVAAGPDSINLALSASTVAQGTPVTLTARADDTRYGTNGGTEGSQAIAAARYSIDAPSWVSGTPTFALSAVDGSFNSTAESVQATVFTSGLAPGRHTLFVESQDASGNWGVPTAIFLNVR
- a CDS encoding ricin-type beta-trefoil lectin domain protein; protein product: MKNTKHNTLSTVTALFATIATLNGLPATAEAAPAGKSVTAPEVSPDMLNAMRRDLKGTEEQLMRRLDFEAKAPSLERGLREQLGDSFGGAWLNEKGTQLIIGVTDEASAARVRRAGAEPRLVKHNKARLDQIMEELNRNAHNAPSSVHAWYVDVATNSVVVLAENATSLTASRAQAFAALSSGAKDGALRVEHSAQAPRPAYDVRGGEVYFTGTGAGGSYSACSVGFSVHGGFVTAGHCGGAGTPTLGHNWQSMGTVRASVWPGNDWAWVATNSSWTPQPWVYNHNNGNVLVQGSNPASIGASICRSGNTTGWRCGTLLATNVTVNYSDGPVYGLSTTDACADPGDSGGAVLSGNQAQGVTSGIAGGCANGNPPRTFFQPVNPILNAYGLSLVTSGGGGSTGAFVSRMNGKCIDVPNANFSDGVQLQMYTCNGTNAQRFTWDGARLKIGGKCMDVSGASTANGTRIQLANCNGNRAQDFTLSPAGDLVSYLADKCVDIEGFNGNDGAKLSIYTCSGTSNQKWDFR
- a CDS encoding isochorismatase family protein, giving the protein MNAWEAQQVIAQSNAFEKERLVFAGLWTGVCIVGPVLSALDQGFKPYVITDACGDVSDEAHERAVQRMIQAGAIPMTSLQYLLALHRDARPPSVRHFVGASPWSSHVVPLEKIP
- a CDS encoding PQQ-dependent sugar dehydrogenase, producing the protein MRTFPLIVVLAALLSGCSSKTPEPEPNPDPGGDTPPEEPLPSGPPVEQGPPNVPEFQPAFPGQTRAPAIQTRTAFQVTEIASGFKNPWAIAFLPDSRILVTEKPTGSLYIVTPQGAKSPAVAGLPPVDGRGQGGLLDVEIGPDYAQSQLIYWTYYEPREGGNGLAVARARLVDGEQPRVENVQVIFRMMPTFESTLHAGGRLVFTPDGKLFVTLGERSHLPGRVQARDLGSHFGKIVRINPDGSVPQDNPFVGTEGARPEIWSVGHRNILSAALDSQKRLWTVEMGPKGGDELNLPEAGKDYGWPTIGYGEEYSGEPIHESPQGPGMEQPVYYWDPVISPSGMTIYTGDLFPEWRNNVFIGGLSSKALVRLMMRNDRVVGEERLLKELNARIREVVQGPEGALYLLTDATDGQLLKLTPR
- a CDS encoding cytochrome P450, yielding MSASADIDLMSESFFANPFPTFERLRTQAPVYFFEPFQCFILTRGADIEAVTKNPSFSSRRANEMLGSLGVLREDAASEEMLATWSRLVFFQDPPRHTLLRQLVMKGFTPAALERFRPRLASLVERTLEKVRRQGELDVVADFAEPIAINAIAELFALPEADRPRFMRWSKDLLKPTSSAVRTDEVRNSVRRTSHDMVTYLRDLVEKRRAAPGDDLISQFIAGEEGNLQLAGEAVIQSFQMIGAGFVTSTNQLTNTVLALLKHPEQLRELRGDPGLIRGAIEESLRHEPAILSINRLCVQDTEVGGTRIPQGRFVHAMTAAANRDPEVFPDPDRFDITRAPNRHVTFGVGAHYCPGASLVRLEVEEALRALLTFPRWELADRPYNYQGSNFQDRGPGSLHVRFPSN
- a CDS encoding GH92 family glycosyl hydrolase is translated as MTDRSPRFTCLLALAAVLTIGCDPSPPEADAGTDTDAGANIDAGTDIDAGTDGGSPGAPQDFYSSFEATDPQPTWTSTVELDAKGQKKSFGVTGEAETRIRGSIMDQVVAVAANGENPPDEIATRIADGDLTSKWLTFTSTGWVQLQLAQPIAVKRYAISSANDAPERDPSNWTLEGSQDGMTWTAIDQRGNESFSARFETHTYELTNTTAYLHYRLNVTANHSGNILQISELQLSNGDDTPPPVTDMKSFVGNGPGSSWNAKLGAGFTGTHALRFAGAVLENGRGYSYNKLFDVDIPVTPTTELSYLLFVDAAMNDPTAPSTYAALDLAFDDGTYLSELNAVDQHHATLSPTGQGASRTLYPNEWNYKAARIGDVAAGKTIKRILVGYDHPHGPVSAFGGWIDDVRITATPVHVKPEHLSDYVTTLRGTHSSGRYSRGNNFPATAVPHGFNFWTPVTDASSMSWLYEYHRRNDANNHPALQALSLSHETSPWMGDRQTFQIMPSAVNGTPNANRAARALSFLHENEIARPYYYGVKFDNGIQAELTPTDHAAIFRFTFPGDDASLIFDNVNNNGGLTLDASARVVTGYSDARSGLSVGATRIFIYATFDKPVAASGKLTGGGGSNVTGYFRFTVPADDRTVTMRIATSLISVEQARKNLALEIPDADGFDDVKARAQQLWDQKLGIIEVQGASEDQLTTFYSNLYRLFLYPNSGFENVGTATAPEYAHASPVAAAVGASTPTQTGARVVSGKLYVNNGFWDTYRVTWPAYALFSPTRAGELIDGFVQQYKEGGWLTRWSSPGYADLMTGTSSDVAFADAYVKGIRNFDVEAAYDAALKNATVRPTDRGFGRKGLESSIFLGYTPNSLDAGLSWAMAGYLNDFGIANMASELSKDTSNPRHQEYAESAEYFLERSQNYVNLFDPSIQFFQGRTASGGFATPAALYDPRIWGYDYTETNGWNTAFDAPYDGLGLANLYGGRTQLAAKLDQFFATPETASFVGSYGGVIHEMVEARDVRMGQLALSNQPSFHIPYMYIHAGQPAKTQEKVRDALSRLFVGSNIGQGYLGDEDNGAMSAWHLFSALGFYPLAVGSADYVIGSPLFTKAIIHLENGRDITINAPNNSPKNVYVQALKVNGKAYTKTYLSHALLTAGATLDFDMGPSPSAWGTGEEDAPPSITTDGSAPQPLRDAATGGVATSSDGTNPSALFDDTSATSVSFTAENPTLLYHFASGAREVTFYTLTSGTTAADPMGWTLSGSNDGVTFTTLDERSAETFRWRTQTRAFRVANPGAYAYYRLELTGAAGMSLAELELLARP